Below is a genomic region from Neomonachus schauinslandi chromosome 2, ASM220157v2, whole genome shotgun sequence.
AAAATATAatcctttctgttttcattcagCTTTGCCTAAATTTAGTCTTACCTCCTCAAccagattttaaaattgtaaaccCTTGTTTGACAGCAGAGGGTAATGTTTTGTAGTCTTAAGTCTCTGTTGTCAAAGAAGGAAAGGATCTGGTAGGCCAGTTTACACTAAAGTGCTGAAGACCCAGTATGTTGCCTTTTCCAAAGATACTTGCTTTTCTAAAGAAGAAGACTTAATCCAAGGTTGTAACTATCTGAGGGTTAAACTTGAACCCCTCTGGCATGTGTGTAGATGACATATTCAGAGGGTGGCTATTGGTATACTAATGACTGATGAACATGGGCTACGGTGGTTCTAAagtgattccatttatttttatttttgacttctAATGCTTTTAAGCCAgtcctttatattttatgtacatCCAAAACGTTTGTGTCTGATTCTTCCCTTACGTTGGAAAGAGCTGGTACTGTAAATAGTTTACTAGGAGCATATGTTctgaatttatcttattttatacattttgttgttattggAAACTTCTGGTTAAGAtggcaaaatgaagacatttttatcCCCTTCCTCTTTAAAAAGCTCATCCGAAGGTGACAAtgtcaagaaacagaaatatcttGAAAGAACGTGAGAGGCAACCAAATCCTAAACCATAATATATGAAGACAAAAAAGCAGGAGGCGAAATGGCAGCTAACTTACCAGAGAAGAAACTGCTTCTGTGTGTTGGGGACGGGGCTACAGGTGTGTTGGTGAAAGTGCCATGCAGAATCATCAGGAATGGAAATACAAGTACCATGAAAAGCAGGAGTGAGGCAGGAACTGAAAACAGCTTTTTGAGAACCCTGTAGAAGGAGCCATGAGATCCCTAGCCTTCCTGTCCCTTCCAGCCAGCAGTTAGGCAACCTTGCCCCCTAACCCCACACGGTATGTTATAGAAGGGAGAGGATTCTTCCTGTCTGAGAATGCTATGCAGAGGAGGGTAGGGATGGGTTTCCATGCTGGAAGCGGGGAAGTCTGAATCCTGAGCGCTGAGACTCTGTTTCCCAGATCTCTAGCTCTTTTCTCAGCCTCTGTCTCCAGCTCCCTGGCACCAGGCTTATGTCCCCCAGGCGAGAGATGAAATAGCCTGCTCTGGAGCAACCGAAGCATCTGGAGAAAAAAACTGTAGATACTGACACTTGGCAGGTCCCAGTGAAAAAGCCACCTAATCTCCTACTGTTTAGCCTGTCACAAGCCCCACCCCACACAGAGAACTTTCTGTGCACTTCTTTAAACCTCACTGTTAAATATGAACACTGAGTCACCAGGGATCAATGGATTTTTTGGGAAGCTCCCAGAATTGAAAAATGATGGAGACCAAAAACACACCAACCATGGGGAAAATAGGAATTCGGGGAGATAGAGAAAATACAATGAAtgacagaaaacttaaaaaactaaaaccaatATCTTCAGAGAAATGAGAGAATATTACATCCACAAAACAAGAGTAACATGCCATTAAAAAGGAGCAattaaagaataaggaagaacTTGTAGAAATACATaagaatggatggatagatggagagagaaagagattagaagataaagaaaaagaaccctTTCAGAAAgctcaacaaaattaaagaatcaatccAGGAAGTGTCACATTCTGTTAATAGGAGTTTCagaaagagataagaaagaagactggggggcgcctgggtggctcagttggttaagcgactgccttcggctcgggtcatgatcctggagtcccgggatcgagtcccgcatcgggctccctgctcggcagggagtctgcttctccctctgaccctcctccctctcatgctctctctcattctctctgtctcaaataaataaataaaatctttaaaaaaaaaaaaaaaaagaaagaacactgggGAGAAAGTTATCAAATAAATGAACCAAGAAAATTTCCTAGAACAGATTGAAAACTACCATTCTGGGTCCAGTGTCATGCATAAAAAAGAATCACACGAAGGCCATTcctgtgaaatttaagaaaactggGGATAAAGAGAAGATCCTAAAATCTTCcagaggaaaaatagaaacaggttATGTATGAGGAATACAAAATCAGAGGCGTTGGACCTCTCAAATGCAGCCCTACAAACCAGACAGCAAGACAGCAAGGGCCTTCAAAATTCAGAGAGAAAGTAACACCAAACCTAGAAATGTCTATCAAGCTAGACTATTAATCAAATGTGAGGGCTTATGTGGACATTTTTTAACCATGCACACTCAGAATTTCCTTCATACGTATTCCTTCTAAGGAGGTCACTGGAGGAGGTGCTCACCGCAAGAAGGCAGTAACTCCCAGAAAGCTGAAGGTAGGGATGCAGGAAACTGGGTATCCAGCGCGAGAGAAAGACGGAAGGAAGCTCCAGCATGAAAGCGAAGGAGAAGTTCACAGTTACAGCTGTGTCGCAGACCCAAGGGGAACAGTCCAGATTGGAGCAAGAAGACCAGAGTTCCAACAAGCTttcctgagagaaaaaaatagaactcatAGAATAAACTATCTGAGAGGTTTGGACTCTGAGAACCTTTTACTGAGTGTCATTTTATAGAAACATTGGAGGTTTTGAAAAGATTCAGTCGGGTTTTCAAAGAAACTAAGCAAATGTGGTCCAGTgctgaagaaagacaaatatgaaacTCCAAGAGACGCAGAGTACAAGAAAGGAAGTGCTCTCTTAGTTACAGTATTTGGCTTAGCAGTGAACAGTACTTACATGGTTCCAATACTAAAATACTGAACCTGGGTCTTGCCAGCACTTGAGATGGGAGCTGGgggagaagaaatataaatgagataaatTCTCATCTGCTAAAGTAGGAAATTAATAGATAAAACCTCAAATTGATGAGTGAGGAAATAATATATCACTTAAGAATCTGgaataaattctaaatgaaataccTAAAATTATTGTAAGTGGCTGTTGCCAGACAAGATATGGAGAGAGcagaagaaataagaaactgCTCTTTCAGCACTTTTTGACTTTTAGCTATTTGCCTGTAATAcctggataaaaataaaatgggttttgTTTATAAGTGGAAAACCAATTGATGTGTTCGTATCACTGATGAGACATCTTCACTGATGAGACATCTTAAGGAAGTTTAATCCTTTGGCAATtaccttttctgtttgttttctaattatgttAAATGTATGTTACCTATTAGCAGGggtcttgttttctcttttagatAACACTTGTTATCTGGGCTGTGATTCGCATCGGACCAAATGGCTGCGACAGCATGGAGTTTCATGAAAGTGGCCTGCTTCGTTTTAAGCAAGTGTCTGACATGGGAGTTATACATCCTCTTTATAAGAGCACCGTAGGAGGAAGGCGAAATGAAAACTTGGTTATCACTGGCAACAACCAGCCTGTAAGTTACCATATCAGTTGAGGGACATTAGagaaaaattctttgtaaaaacCTAGAGTTGATTATTGGAAATGGGTATTTTCCTTGAGAGAATATTCACAAgcatatttaataatattgttGGTCTTATAATCTGTTAATATTACATGCTTTCTTAATATCTTAATATGGTAGTAGCATTTTCTGTAATAGATTAATTACTCTAAGAATAGAGTGTTCTCTTTATCCTCCATGCAAGGTAACCAACAAACAAAGCACCTTCCCAGGTTGGAATACCCTGTACTTTCTGGGAGTCTAGAAGGGAATATGCCAGTCGGGTCAGTGGCAGCCCATGCCAAGTGGCTGCCGTAACATAGGTTCTCAATGGACTAGAACCTCAAGGAGGTAATCTTACCACCCCCTGCCCATCTTAGGTCCAGGTCTGTCTATATGTCCTATTGTGACCCATGGATTTGTGCAGAGTAGTGTAAGCAAACAAGCGTATAAACCCTCATGTGAAAGAACTCTTTTCCCAAGTAGATAGAGAGGGCACAGACAGATGCagtgaaaattatttgaagttaGTCTATTATTATAAAGTGTTTTTGATAATGTTCTTGATGAATTTTGGATGCTGTCTCCTTTGAAAACATATTCATGATAAAGTGTTTTCCTGAAGATTGTTTTTCAGCAAGGGACAACAAAGCTCAGtgtagaaaagaacaaaacttctATTACAAGTGACATTGGTATGCAGTTTTTTGACCCAAGGACTCAGAATATCTTATTCAGCACAGACTATGAAACTCACGAGTTTCATTTGCCAAGTGGAGTGAAAAGTCTGAATGTTCAAAAAGCATCTACTGAAAGggtatgatttattttgtttactttattAATGGAAGAGAATTACAGTCTAAAGTTACAAAGCGGGTGGGGAGTTTTGCTGTTTTATAGtgatgtgaaagaataaattctgGAATAGTGGGGAGGATTGATTAATTCTAGATTTGTCATCTGATCATTATCAAGTCACGTCTCTCTATCTCGACACCTATAAAATGTGACTGAAAACACTTGCCTTTCATATTCCATGGCTGAAACTCCTGTTCCTCTGTCTCTGATAATAATTCTCACTTTAATTTAGAAatgctttttattacttttttttttaattttcagattacCAGCAATGCTACTAGtgacttaaatataaaagttgACGGGCGTGCTATCGTGCGTGGAAATGAAGGTGTATTCATTATGGGCAAAACCATTGAATTTCACATGGGTGGTAATATGGAGTTAAAGGCAGTGAGTATTTCTTAAGAGTTTTAGAGAATTATTAGATTCTTGAGCACATAAATCTATATGTGGAATAGTATACACTTATTAAAAATGGTAATGTAGTTGTATATTTtttgacatggaaagatgttcaaaatgCACTTTAAAGTGAAAGAAAGTTACAGTTTGTGAAatacctcattttcatttttcaatacaTATGTACGTTTATAAAAACCTGGAAGAGTATGCCAAAATGTCAGCAATGGTTGGCTGTGGGTAGCAGGATAACAGatgactttaattttatttttctttctgcttgcctcttgttttctaaaaaattttttataacatgatacctatattattttaaaaggcaaaaataaataaatttccaaaattCTGGAAGAATTCTCAAAGTAAGAATTATCATAGGAAGTATCCATTCCCTGAAGTTGttggagttttttttaattaaagatttttcatgCCCTTTCCTGAGTTTTATATCTAGCTATGTGAAAATCAATTagcaaatgtataaaatgtattttatttacccATCTATTATTAACtgcaaaggaaaatgattttgcCTTTATTATAGCTATTGAAAAGTGAAGCTTTGTCCTTCACAGATTATATCTGAACTTCAGTAGGTAACATATCTCATATAAGGGAGCCAGAAATCCAAAAACGGTTTACCTGCTCACAGTTTTGATCAAAGCATATTTATTCAAAATGTCTTTGGCCACCTGCTATATGCCACTTAACTAAagctaattaaatttattttacccAAGCAtcatatatgacaaaaataaacttaaaccTAAGGActtgtaaaataattatttcttttatttaaatttaatttaatttagaaaaaataagctttaaaaaattaagtttccatTTTCATAAATAGCTTTCTCCTCTAAAACACATATTacaatttctaaataataaagataaacatAAATGTGTTTCTTGCCAGAAACTCAATAGCAATACTGAGTATTTTTTGCATGTATTGTAGTTAGAAGCCATTCCTCTGAGAGAATAGTGTTGAAGAACGGCCACAGTGGGGCTATTCTTCTCAGCACTGGAAACTCAAAGAAGCAAGAGGTGTGATAGATTTGCATATAGCCATTAGCAAGTTAcctaaatcttttctttctttctacctgaAAATTCTGTCTGTTGATATGGGAAATATTAAGATACTTTGAAATACATATACATTCATACCAGTTTCTCCacagttaaagaaaaacaagccCCCGGTACTGAAAAGATAATTAGCTTTATAATCCAGTTAATATCAGTGGCTAGCTTTTAAGTGTATagctaattatttaaaaaaaaattttttttaaattttatcaaacgcatttaaagaaataactgcTCTCGCAatttaaagaaagtgaaattaaatgaCCACAAGATGGCAATATTGGAACAAAATTTCAAACTTCATCACTTAAGGATTCTGTTTATTCCATATGCATAATAACACTACATAGTCAAGTAgctatttccatttcttcaaacCCAACTTTGTCTTACTGCTTTGAATGCCTTCTATAACCTGATGACTCTCAAATTTGGaactcctgcttttttttttttttttaagattttatttatttatttgagagagagagaatgagagagagcacatgagaagggggagggtcagagggagaagcagactccctgccgagcagggagcccgatgcaggactcgatccagggactccaggatcatgacctgagccgaaggcagtcgcttaaccaactgagccacccaggcgccctggaactcCTGCTTTAATCTCTCCTCTGAACTAAGACTCACATACCCAGATGACTTTGTACCTTGTCCACTCCAGTGCataataggcatctcaaattcAACAAGTCTAAAATCTTCataccctccctctctccccagataTGCCTTTCTTTCAGTGTTCCCATCTTGTTAAATGGTGCCCATCAGTCCATCAGAAAAGCCTtctggctctaccttcaaaagaTAGAGTCTGGCTGCTTCTCAttgcctccaccaccaccaccgatGGTATAAACCACCAACCACATCCTACTGCACTGTTGGAACAGCTTTCTAAATGGTGAATGCTTCCTCATTCGCCCCTGTAGTCAGTTCTCTATACAGCAGCCGGAGTGATCCTTTCTCAGAGATCACATCACTTCCACATTCAGATCCCTCCAAATGGCTTCTCATCTAATTGGGGATAAAACTCAAAGTCCATTCCCTTCCCTAACATGTCTGGCCCTGAGTTATTTTTTTGACTCATCTACCAGTCGACTCCCTTGTGCTCTCTGCTTTAGCCGCACTGGCTTCTACAGGTTCCTCGAACACTAGCACATCTTCACGCGGGGGCTTTTGCGTGTATTGGGTCCTCTGCCTAAAGGGCCCTTCCCCAGTTGCCCACATGGCTTACTCATATCAGCCAGTTTCCACTGCACTGTGACCttatcagagaggccttccctgaccaccctatgTAAACAGAGCCCTTGCCTGGTCACTCTCTCTCTGCTTACCTTTTTTTCTCcagtgatgttttatttattttacctgttcatgtgtttattgtctgcccctccccattaaAATGTCAACTGTATGAGAACTCAGACTTAGCTCTCTGTTGATTGCTATATCCTCAGCACCTAAAATagtatctagcacatagtagacattgaataattatttgttgaatgagtgaaaagaagaaaaggaaagagggaggaaagaagggagagccAGACTTAGGAGGTCCCCCCAAAAAAGGGCCTACAGTTCAAGAATGTTCCTGAAACAGTGGGCTTGAAGAAGAGAACCTTGAGGTGGTTTTCTTTGAGTGCCTGGTCTTCAGAATTATCTGGTTTGAATCTTCATTTGTGGTGTTGTAAAAACATTagaaattagggcgcctgggtggctcagatggttaagcgtctgccttcggctcaggtcgtgatcccagggtcctgggatcgagtcccacatcgggccccctgctccttgggagcctgcttctccctctgcttctctctctctctctctgtctctcatgaataaataaataaaatctttaaaaaagaaaaaaaaaacaaaaaacattagaaattaaaattaattttctgtaggagaaaaacagtctttttcttctcatcatCAGCAACCTACCAGTCTCTAACTTTGTAAAAACTCTCTTAGGaagtaacaaatgaaaattatctgTCTTACGTACTTAggaattttgatataattttaatgaagtgtGTTATAACTATTGATACACTTTATGAACTAAAGAGGTCACTAGTTGAATCTTgacattggttttgttttctttgttgttgttttggtcaTGACTTTACTGTTTTTTGCTACCTATTTTTCTTGTTAATATTCTAAGTTTTGCTTATTAATTTTGTTCTGTCACCACTTGTGGAGGTAAATAAATCATGCCATTTTTCCCCTAATAGGAAAACAGCATCATCCTAAATGGAACTGTGACGGTTAGCACAAGTCGCCTACCTAGTTCCTCCAGTGGAGACCAATTTGGGACTGGCGAGTGGGTGCGCTACAAGCTCTGTATGTGTGCGGACGGAACGCTCTTCAGAGTCCAAGTAACAGGCCAGAACATGGGCTGCCAGACCTCAGACAACCCCTGTGGAAACACTCGCTAGAGGAACCCGGGAATTCAGCCGTGTGTTCAAAGCTTGACTTGACCGTTTTTAAGAGTGTGCATGCAAGTCATGTTTTTAGAGAGTTTGCGATAACTCTCATTTATCTACAGAGCACTACTGTATCTATTATATAATCTCCGTATTTAAAAGAGCTCTCAGAGAGcctaaattttaatacatttcgtTAAGTTGCACTGATCTTCAAATTACAGTTCTAAAGTAATTATCAGAAATGAATACAAGcaaaattaatctttaaagaagtgtttttaaaatcctgCTGTTCCTTGTCTAAAGGATAAAGGGCTGAAGCAACTGTTTAGACTTGCTATAAGTAAGTCTTGGTACCTAATGGAGATACACCCACTTAAGATGTTTGAAAGGTACTCCATTAATAAATGTTACATGCTCCGTCTTTGGGCTTctaagagaaaagacagatttttagTGCATTAATTTTCAGCTGTATTCTCAGTGCAAGTGAAGTCATTAAAGAACTTCACATATGTGAGCTGGTAAGAAACTATGGTTTCTTAGTTTTGCactaggaagaaaataatagaatagaatTTACTTTAATAGAATTTACTTGTTAAATATTGATGAGTACGAAGTGTTCACAATGTGGTAGAAATTGAAACACCATCCCAGCTTCAACTGTTAAATCCTGACGACAGCTGAGCATCTGACACATCCTAGGCACTGTCCCAGGCGCTGCATCTGTAACGTCACTGATTCTCACCACAGCTCTGGA
It encodes:
- the SGCB gene encoding beta-sarcoglycan; protein product: MAAAAAAAAAAAEQQSSNGPVKKSMREKAVERRNVNKEHNSNFKAGYIPIDEDRLHKTGLRGRKGNLAICVIILLFILAVINLIITLVIWAVIRIGPNGCDSMEFHESGLLRFKQVSDMGVIHPLYKSTVGGRRNENLVITGNNQPIVFQQGTTKLSVEKNKTSITSDIGMQFFDPRTQNILFSTDYETHEFHLPSGVKSLNVQKASTERITSNATSDLNIKVDGRAIVRGNEGVFIMGKTIEFHMGGNMELKAENSIILNGTVTVSTSRLPSSSSGDQFGTGEWVRYKLCMCADGTLFRVQVTGQNMGCQTSDNPCGNTR